A genome region from Caldalkalibacillus uzonensis includes the following:
- a CDS encoding LCP family glycopolymer transferase — translation MTKKVIIIIISVIAAAVLGVGIYGYSLYSSLNKTTENIYEPLERGETSKLREKKPDEDDPISILLLGVDARPGERGRTDTIMVMTINPQQKNAYLLSIPRDTRTEIIGRGVQDKINHAYAFGGIDMTIDTVENFLDIPIDYYALVNMEGFVSIIDILGGVTVDVTQNFDYDGHSFREGEMTMDGQAALAYSRMRKQDPRGDFGRNDRQRQIIKALISEAASVKTLWKVDDIMEVIEDNVRTNKDQEDINRLSKHYLDAARNLESLTLSGQGQTINGVYYFIVDDTERQRIQSILKDHMQLN, via the coding sequence ATGACAAAGAAAGTCATCATCATCATTATTTCAGTTATTGCCGCAGCAGTGCTTGGGGTTGGCATTTACGGTTATTCATTGTACAGCTCTTTGAACAAAACCACAGAAAACATCTACGAACCTCTGGAACGGGGGGAAACATCCAAACTGAGGGAAAAAAAGCCAGATGAAGATGATCCGATCTCAATTCTATTACTCGGCGTTGATGCCCGGCCCGGTGAACGGGGACGAACAGACACGATCATGGTGATGACAATTAATCCTCAGCAAAAAAATGCCTATTTGTTAAGTATTCCCAGAGATACCCGCACTGAAATTATTGGGCGGGGGGTTCAAGACAAAATTAACCATGCCTATGCCTTTGGCGGTATTGACATGACCATTGACACCGTGGAGAATTTCCTGGATATTCCGATCGACTACTATGCGCTGGTCAATATGGAAGGGTTCGTCTCCATCATTGATATTCTTGGCGGAGTGACTGTTGATGTGACCCAAAACTTTGATTATGACGGCCACTCCTTCCGTGAAGGGGAAATGACCATGGATGGGCAAGCGGCCTTGGCTTATTCCCGCATGCGTAAACAGGACCCCCGTGGTGATTTTGGGCGCAATGACCGGCAGCGCCAAATTATTAAAGCACTGATTAGCGAAGCGGCTTCTGTCAAAACGTTATGGAAAGTGGATGACATCATGGAAGTGATCGAAGATAATGTCCGTACCAACAAAGATCAGGAAGATATTAACCGCTTAAGCAAACACTATCTGGATGCTGCCCGTAATTTAGAATCGCTCACCCTGAGCGGACAGGGACAAACGATTAATGGTGTTTATTACTTTATCGTCGACGACACCGAGCGGCAGCGTATCCAGTCCATTTTAAAAGATCATATGCAGTTGAACTAA